In a genomic window of Gossypium arboreum isolate Shixiya-1 chromosome 7, ASM2569848v2, whole genome shotgun sequence:
- the LOC108468125 gene encoding E3 ubiquitin-protein ligase At3g02290-like, which translates to MGSVCCCLRPEDFEDYINPNSNVYRNCVCLSCFVQNFVHVYTTLFRRGELRSVPSSIQGTGSIISSASLDNSLSDMYQSPPRPLPYDAETRYFRLQPDGLVSRHEKGSSQSHEESEPLRGENDADPGSLSTEGKWNAFEQGSKEQHSKSSQKLSSAKAPVGIGYIYSSAEEEEDVCPTCLEEYTPENPKIITKCSHHFHLGCIYEWMERSENCPVCGKVMVFDETT; encoded by the exons ATGGGTTCTGTTTGTTGCTGCTTGCGCCCTGAGGATTTTGAGGACTATATCAATCCGAACAGTAATGTATATAGAAATTGCGTGTGCCTCAGTTGCTTTGTTCAGAACTTCGTACACGTG TATACCACATTGTTCCGAAGAGGGGAATTGCGTTCTGTCCCTTCATCCATTCAGGGGACAGGATCTATTATCTCTTCTGCATCTCTAGATAACTCACTCTCTGACATGTACCAATCTCCTCCGAGACCCTTGCCTTATGATGCTGAGACTAGATATTTCCGCTTACAACCTGATGGTCTTGTTTCAAGACATGAGAAGGGTTCAAGTCAGTCACACGAAGAGTCAGAGCCTTTAAGAGGCGAAAACGATGCAGATCCAGGATCTTTGAGTACGGAGGGCAAATGGAATGCCTTTGAGCAAGGCTCGAAAGAGCAGCATTCTAAATCCTCACAAAAACTCTCATCAGCAAAAGCACCAGTTGGAATTGGGTACATCTATTCATCTGCTGAAGAAGAGGAGGATGTCTGTCCAACATGTCTTGAAG AATATACTCCAGAGAATCCCAAGATAATAACAAAATGTTCCCACCATTTCCATCTTGGTTGCATTTATGAATGGATGGAGAGAAGTGAAAACTGTCCGGTCTGTGGAAAG GTTATGGTGTTCGATGAAACGACTTAA